CCCGGGATGGCGGTGGGGTGCACCTGGATGCACTCGCCGTTGCCGTAGACCGCGCCCTGCCGGTACACCGCGCCGGCGGCGGTGCCCGTGTTGATGACGCTGTTCGTGCTCCGGCCGAAGACGATGCCGGGGCCGCCGGTGGCGAGGCACACCGCGTCGCCCGGGAACGACTCGATCTGCATCGACTTCAGGTCCTGCGCCACGATCCCGCGCGCGCGCCCCTCGTCGTCCAGCACGAGCGACAGGAAGTCCCAGAACTCGAACTTGCGGACCATCTTCTCGCCGCGGATGACGATGCCCTTGTCGTCCTCCACGTCGACGGTCTCGTAGCGCCGCACCTGCTCGTCGAGCGCGTAGAGCAGCTGCTGACCGGTGGTCGCGCCCGCGAACGCCGTGCGGTGGAAGAGCGTGCCGCCGAAGCGCCGGAAGTCGAGGAGCCCCTCGGGCGTGCGGTTGAACGGCACGCCCATGCGGTCGAGCATGTAGACGATGCCCGGCGCCGCGTCGGCCATGCCCTTCACGGGGGGCTGGTTGGCCAGGAAGTCACCGCCGTAGACGGTCTCTTCGAGGTGCACCTGGGGCGAGTCGCCCTCGCCCTTCGTGTTCACGCTCGCGTTGATGCCGCCCTGCGCGCACACCGAGTGCGATCGCTTGACCGGCACGAGTGAGAACAGGTCGACCGGGACCCCCGCCTCGCAGAGCTTGATGACCGTGGTGAGGCCGGCGAGCCCGCCGCCGACGACGATGACGCGGCGGACTTTGCCGGATTCTGAGGTGGTGGTGGCCTTGGCTGCCATGGCGACTTGCGACTCCTAGCTGACGTTGCGGGGGCGGACGGCGAGACGAGACGGACGAGACGGACGAGACGAACGAGCGACACACGGACGAGACGGACGAGACGGCGCGCGGGCAGCGTTCATGGGCAAGCGCTCCCCGCGGGGGCAGACGTGAGCGACGCGGGGAGGCGCGCGCCCGTGGCCACCGAGAGGACCGTGGAGGCGCCAACCAGAAAGAGCAAGGCCCCAAGCACCGCCGCGACGCGCGAGAGGCGGCGCTGCGCGGCGCGCGAGGTCACGAGGCCCCAGGTGAGGGCGAAGGTGACGAGCCCGTTGGCGAGGTGAAACACGCTGGCCGCGATGCCGAGGAGGTAGCCGATGGCGATGACGGGCAGGCCGGCCGTCACGGCGGACAGGTGGGCGACGAGCGTGTCGTAGAACGCGAGCTCCGACATGCCGAAGAGCCACTTCTGGACGCGAAGCTCCCACAGGTGGGCGAGGACGAAGGCGAAGGTGACGACGCCCGTGAGCCGCTGGAAGACGTAGGCCCACGCCCGCGCGTAGGGATAGGCGGCCACGTTGGCGCGGCCCCGCGTGGCCAAGTAGACGCCGAAAATCGCGTGAAATGCGAGCGGGAGCAGCACGCCGAGCACCTCGACGGCGGGCAGCATGGGCGTGCGCTGGATCTCGCCCACAGCGTGGTCGAAGGGCGCGCGGCCCCCGAGGAGCGACGCGTTCGTCCACAGGTGGACCGCGAGGAACAGCCCGAGGGGCGCCACGCCGGAGAGCGAGTGGAGCCGCCTGAGCAGGAAGGCACGCCGCCGGCCCCCGAGCGAGCCGCTCGCGGCGTGCTCGCCGCCCGGCGCGGCCGTCGCTGAACCTGTAGACACGGTTCGCATCTAGAAGAAGGGGGCGCCGACGTCAAGGAGCGTGGAGGGCGCCGAGGGGCCCCCTGAGCTCACGTATCCACTGATTATCACAATACAATTGTGCCGACGCTGCGGCTCGCCCGCCCGCGGCGAAGACGCCCGCCCCCCGTGCTCCGCGCGGCGCGCGGGGCGAGCGCGCCCCGGCAGCCCGGCCGGTCCGTTCGTTCACGGGCTGCTAAGCTCCCCGGCGATGGGCTCCTCGACGTCGCGACGCGCCGCCCGTGCGGTCGCCGTGGTCGGCGCGCTCGCCGCGTGTGCGGCGTGTGCGGCGTGCGGCAGAGGCGCGCGCGACGCACGGCCGGTGTACGCGACGGCCAGCACGATGGAGGCGACGCTCGCCTTCGAGGAGCTGCGCGACGCGTGGGAGCGGCGCGACGTAGGCGCCGACCGTCAGCGCGAGGCGCTCGAGCGGCACCTCAAGCGCTTCCCGGGGGACGGGACGGCGACCACGGCGCAGCTCTACCTCGCGTTCCTGCTCATGCAGGCGGGCGAATATTACAAGGCCGACGCGCTGCTCGCGCTCCTCGAGTCGAACCCCAGGGCCCTGCGCGCCGGCCCGGAGCGCGACATGTTCGCCGTGGCGCGGGCCAAGTCGCTGCGGCACCGCGGCGCCCACCCGCAGGCGCTCGCGCTGCTCCAGCCGCTCGCCGGCAAGGCCGTCGACGAGACCCTCCGCGGCATCTTCCTCGAAGAGCTCTGCCTCGCGGCGCTCGGCGCTGGCGAGGACTACGAGGCGATCGGCTACATGGACGCCTGGCTGCGCGGGGTGTCCGAGGACAAGCGCGTCGCGAGCCGCGCGAAGATCGCAGCCGGCCTCGAGGGCATGCCGGCCGGCGTGCTCCAGGCCACCTACCGCGCCATGCGCACGGCCCAGCAGACCGGCTACAGCGCGGAGATCCAGCGCCTGGTCGCGATGAGGGTCGCCGCGATCGTCGTCCAGAACGAGGACGCGACGCTCGCGCGATGGCTCCTCGACGTGACGCCCGGGGGATCCGACGCGCTCGGCGACTCGGGCCCCACGATCCTCGAGCTCGCCGCGAGCCGACGAGGCCTCCGCGAGGTGCAGGGCCGCACCGTCGGCCTCTTGCTCTCCACGGGCGACGCGGAGCGCCGAGAGGCCGCCGCCGCCGTGCTCCGCGGGGTCTCTTGGGCCCTCGAGCTCCCGAAGGCGCCGGCGGCGCGCACCGACCCGCTCCGCCTCGTGGTGCGGACCGACGCGAGCGAG
This genomic window from Myxococcales bacterium contains:
- a CDS encoding succinate dehydrogenase — translated: MSTGSATAAPGGEHAASGSLGGRRRAFLLRRLHSLSGVAPLGLFLAVHLWTNASLLGGRAPFDHAVGEIQRTPMLPAVEVLGVLLPLAFHAIFGVYLATRGRANVAAYPYARAWAYVFQRLTGVVTFAFVLAHLWELRVQKWLFGMSELAFYDTLVAHLSAVTAGLPVIAIGYLLGIAASVFHLANGLVTFALTWGLVTSRAAQRRLSRVAAVLGALLFLVGASTVLSVATGARLPASLTSAPAGSACP